The stretch of DNA GTAACTGAAGTTGTAATTAATCTTTATGTAAatgtttgttttgataaattttgtatttttactttaataaaatttattgagacCCATTAAAACCCATTTACATCCTACTTCTTGTGTCAATCAATCCAGTTGCCAGGATTCcccgtgtgtgtgtgtgtgtgtgtgtgagagagagaggggggggggggggggggaggcatTAAGAATGAAGTCTGGAATTATGTTAAGAAAATGGTCTCTGAGATGCAACTTCATTATGAAGAGTAGAGAGGacattcattaaaaaaaaaaaaaagatccccGGAAACCTCCAATATAACGTCCTAGCTAGCCACAACTCAAAGCTGTACTTCTCACAACATCAGTTAACTTACATTAAAACACAGCTTGTCGGCAAGACACAAAATTACTAGACACCTGGTCACGTCGTCTCCACCTCTTTTATGTTAGCGATTCTAGCATTATCACGGTCTCGGCTGAAAACCCAATACAATGGTGTGTAGAACAAGGCACACAAACCAAATGGGATTGCCATCATGGAAAGAAGCCCTCTTGACAACGCCAAGGCCTCGCTTGTAGAGCCTGAAACCGAATCCACCGCCTTTGAATCATAGCCAAACATCTTCTCTGCAAGAATCCCCACCAGAGGAGccgcaaaagaagaaaaagaaacttcAAAGGCACGATCAAACGCGTAGATCATGGTTCGGTGCTTGGCAGGTACCACCTCCGCAAACATGGGACCATTTGCAGCTGTGGCACACCAGCTGATGGTAAGACCCATAAGGAAGAGGGTGGCACCAAAGGTAAAATAGCTGCTGACTGATTGTGGGATCACTGTGAGCAGGAACCATGAGAAAGGAATGCCCATGAAAGCACTGAACTGTGCACACATGACGCGGCCATACTCAGGATAGATTTTTGACATTCCATCTGCTACTATGCCACCAAGGAAGGATCCAATTGCACATCCAGCAGCGAAAAGACTGAGGAGTGTGGCTGCGCTATTATGATTAAAACCTGCAAGCAGGAACCGGCTCAATCCATGCACTAaagcaaaatttaggagaaacgCAACACTAGACCCAGATTATTGCCAGTTGATGCCTTGAATCATTTGCAAAATTACTCTTGAAATTGGCATACATGCTCACCAATTAGTTCAAACCACAATGTGAAGAACACCATGGCTGTCCAAGGTAGGGAACCAACAATGCCCTGTAAAACAATGATCTGAAATGTCTGGACTTTCATGACAGCTTTCATAGCTATCCAGGATTCCAGCCTAATTGAAGCTGAATTTGTGTTGCCTTTATCTATAAAATCTTCCCTGCAACAAGTCACATATGAGTTACTACAAACCTGGAGAAAATATACCATCAGTGGCACCTCTATCATGTTGACAATCAGGAAGTCTGATACACGGGGATAAAAAAAGAGGGGGCAGGTAAGTGCATGAGTTTCTACTGCTCCTAGGTCTAGGTAGTCATGTGTGTAGAGAGGAGGTTTCCACATTTTGAAACGTGAAATCATAATTCAGCAACCTCAATCCTGTGCCAAGGCCTACCCTCAATTTTGTTACATGAGACTTATATTTGGTGCATCATGGGAAGGGAGGTTGTGCAATGATTGTATATGACGTGAGGGAATTCAAAAGATTGATGAATTAGGAGCCCTTAAATATCCATACCTATCAGAATATTCACCAGTACCATAACTCAAGCTAATTCTTCGTCTTGGGTCAACAACAAACAGGAAAACAAGGAACCCAATAAGGGAACTCAAAGATGCCATCAAAATAAAGGCACATCGCCAACCTTGAATGCCCCAGAACTGGTAACCAGCCATGACTGTTGCGAGAACTCCACCCCCAATGCCACCAATATTCCCAACAAGACTCATAAACCCAAATCCAGCTCCCCTGACGCCATCCATATAACTATCAGCAATGAATGATTGGAGTGCTGGTA from Diospyros lotus cultivar Yz01 chromosome 6, ASM1463336v1, whole genome shotgun sequence encodes:
- the LOC127804721 gene encoding uncharacterized protein LOC127804721 isoform X1, translating into MGHRTSRFRRLVLPSHSDSPLPSQRHTTMKARKCFGISLSLIIINMAAIMERADENLLPAVYKEVSEAFSAGPSDLGYLTFIRNFVQGLASPVAGILVLNYDRPTILAMGTLCWALSTAAVGASQHFMQVALWRAVNGFGLAIVIPALQSFIADSYMDGVRGAGFGFMSLVGNIGGIGGGVLATVMAGYQFWGIQGWRCAFILMASLSSLIGFLVFLFVVDPRRRISLSYGTGEYSDREDFIDKGNTNSASIRLESWIAMKAVMKVQTFQIIVLQGIVGSLPWTAMVFFTLWFELIGFNHNSAATLLSLFAAGCAIGSFLGGIVADGMSKIYPEYGRVMCAQFSAFMGIPFSWFLLTVIPQSVSSYFTFGATLFLMGLTISWCATAANGPMFAEVVPAKHRTMIYAFDRAFEVSFSSFAAPLVGILAEKMFGYDSKAVDSVSGSTSEALALSRGLLSMMAIPFGLCALFYTPLYWVFSRDRDNARIANIKEVETT
- the LOC127804721 gene encoding uncharacterized protein LOC127804721 isoform X2, with the protein product MAAIMERADENLLPAVYKEVSEAFSAGPSDLGYLTFIRNFVQGLASPVAGILVLNYDRPTILAMGTLCWALSTAAVGASQHFMQVALWRAVNGFGLAIVIPALQSFIADSYMDGVRGAGFGFMSLVGNIGGIGGGVLATVMAGYQFWGIQGWRCAFILMASLSSLIGFLVFLFVVDPRRRISLSYGTGEYSDREDFIDKGNTNSASIRLESWIAMKAVMKVQTFQIIVLQGIVGSLPWTAMVFFTLWFELIGFNHNSAATLLSLFAAGCAIGSFLGGIVADGMSKIYPEYGRVMCAQFSAFMGIPFSWFLLTVIPQSVSSYFTFGATLFLMGLTISWCATAANGPMFAEVVPAKHRTMIYAFDRAFEVSFSSFAAPLVGILAEKMFGYDSKAVDSVSGSTSEALALSRGLLSMMAIPFGLCALFYTPLYWVFSRDRDNARIANIKEVETT